The Trueperaceae bacterium region ATGACCATCACCACGGCCGGTGGCCAGACGCTCTCGCGCGAGATGCAGACCTGGAGCGAGGGCACCACCAAGCGCATCATCAAGTTCACGGCCCCGGCCGACATCAAGGGCTCGGGCTTCCTCACCCTCACGGCCGCCGACGGCAGCGAGGAGAAGCTCGTCTACCTCCCGGCGCTCGACCGGGTGCGCCGCATAGCCGGCGGGCAGCAGGGCGACTCCTTCTTCGGCTCCGACTTCGCCTACGAGGACATCACCGGCATCGACCAAGAGGACTACACCCACAAGCTCCTCGAGGTGAGGGACGGCCCCGTCTACGTGGTGGAGGCCGTGCCCACGCCGGAGAGCGGCTCGAGCTACGAGCG contains the following coding sequences:
- a CDS encoding outer membrane lipoprotein-sorting protein; this translates as MKKPDATRRLSALVAALALAAFGLAFAQKYPDADALIAAVDARPEPATSQATLTMTITTAGGQTLSREMQTWSEGTTKRIIKFTAPADIKGSGFLTLTAADGSEEKLVYLPALDRVRRIAGGQQGDSFFGSDFAYEDITGIDQEDYTHKLLEVRDGPVYVVEAVPTPESGSSYER